A single window of Nakaseomyces glabratus chromosome G, complete sequence DNA harbors:
- the DOS2 gene encoding Dos2p (CAGL0G05225g~Protein with a predicted role in genome stability), translated as MDFAIEQDDTLISSTSKAEVKDTKVDADKGTPATRGHKREDASGKSAGEATGEIIGETAGEVTGEDVNVNKYFDELEDKVTQQYEKTSNVLKKIVKERDDGIELNLGLDPETSAKAQEYIQKLDENLQSVEKLAQSYWSKMSVSVSKSVTESLSTGKAAIEKVQKENNAGSFWSSWKPMLSGVIGSEDEPSTQKDLSVGAMGGNRTELELRMLETDKSIYTNNKLPLDKEFNADSKTVEIANLIRTNKDLEKMMNELVPKEVPYADFWNIYFTHQKRILEMEERRKRILEEKLKNDDNADEEVAWDDDEDEGITAPAADAEQQSIKEKKISETKSEQPVEKQPKEVKEAVTIPAVAGDDDDEDDWE; from the coding sequence GAACAAGATGATACTTTAATTAGCAGCACTTCTAAGGCGGAAGTTAAGGATACCAAAGTGGATGCTGACAAGGGGACGCCCGCGACCAGAGGTCACAAGAGGGAAGACGCCAGTGGAAAATCAGCTGGTGAAGCAACAGGTGAAATAATAGGTGAGACAGCTGGTGAAGTTACTGGGGAAGATGTCAATGTGAACAAATACTTTGATGAACTGGAGGACAAAGTTACTCAACAGTACGAGAAGACATCAAATGTCTTAAAGAAAATAGTCAAGGAGAGGGATGACGGCATTGAATTAAACCTGGGTCTTGATCCAGAGACTAGTGCCAAAGCTCAAGAATATATTCAGAAGTTGGATGAGAATTTGCAATCAGTGGAGAAATTGGCACAATCTTATTGGAGTAAGATGAGCGTCTCTGTCAGTAAATCAGTCACGGAATCATTAAGCACTGGGAAAGCTGCAATTGAGAAAGTTCAAAAGGAGAACAATGCGGGCTCCTTTTGGTCCTCTTGGAAACCCATGCTTTCTGGTGTGATAGGCTCTGAGGATGAGCCCTCTACTCAGAAGGACCTTAGCGTTGGTGCGATGGGTGGTAACCGAACTGAGTTAGAACTAAGGATGTTAGAGACAGATAAATCTATTTACACAAATAACAAATTACCGCTTGATAAAGAATTTAATGCCGATAGCAAAACCGTAGAGATTGCCAACCTAATAAGAACTAATAAGGATTTAGAAAAAATGATGAATGAGCTGGTTCCTAAGGAAGTACCATATGCAGATTTTTggaatatttattttacaCATCAGAAGAGGATATTGGAGATGGAAGAGAGAAGGAAACGGATATTGGAGGAAAAGCTCAAAAATGACGACAATGCAGATGAAGAAGTGGCCTGGgacgatgatgaagatgaaggtATAACGGCACCTGCTGCCGATGCTGAACAGCAATCAAtcaaggaaaagaaaatatctGAAACTAAATCTGAACAACCTGTTGAGAAACAACCAAAGGAAGTTAAAGAAGCTGTCACCATACCTGCTGTTGCTGGAGATGATGACGACGAAGATGATTGGGAATAG